One window of Kosakonia cowanii JCM 10956 = DSM 18146 genomic DNA carries:
- a CDS encoding sigma-70 family RNA polymerase sigma factor: MTSSDVRQHLAEHLTRLWRYGLVLSRNREVAEELVQSTCVRALEKSAQFTPGTRIDSWLFTILHSIWISDVRARRVRLGQGFVESDELLAPDTHEQDEARLHYGKIMQHVSDLPEAQRNAVFLVYVEGFTYQEAADTLSVPIGTIMSRLATARAKLAQLVHAPRPVQEKRQ, translated from the coding sequence ATCACTAGCAGTGACGTCCGCCAGCATCTTGCTGAACATCTGACACGCCTGTGGCGCTATGGGCTGGTTCTGTCGCGTAATCGTGAGGTTGCCGAGGAGCTGGTGCAGTCTACCTGTGTGCGCGCGCTGGAAAAAAGCGCGCAGTTCACCCCCGGCACGCGCATTGACAGCTGGTTATTCACCATCCTGCACTCCATCTGGATTTCAGATGTGCGTGCCCGCCGGGTGCGCCTTGGGCAGGGCTTCGTTGAAAGCGATGAACTGCTGGCGCCGGATACCCACGAGCAGGATGAGGCTCGCCTGCACTATGGAAAAATTATGCAGCACGTCAGCGACCTGCCGGAAGCGCAGCGCAACGCGGTCTTTTTGGTCTATGTCGAAGGTTTTACCTATCAGGAAGCGGCAGATACCTTGTCTGTGCCGATTGGCACCATCATGAGCCGGCTGGCGACGGCGAGGGCGAAACTCGCTCAGCTTGTTCACGCCCCGCGACCTGTACAGGAGAAGCGACAGTGA
- a CDS encoding anti-sigma factor family protein has product MKSIRFTAPYSDEAIVAWLDGEMEASDARRFEAALAEDTQLAARTNALRVNQQEIASAFAPLLNEAPQSRMEAQLTTLLARPAATEPKTSGVSRRALIAASLSFLVIGSGLGYLARPATKTLGESEKIRDLEAQYMSLYSAETLLDADSSPTALQRGLARTAQDIGLRADAQQLELHGAELKMVRILRYDTTSIAQIAWMHADYGPMALCISPDSQPARAELNHEQRHQMNLVWWHSGGYQFVLIGRNPTSQLKQNALTLQAALA; this is encoded by the coding sequence GTGAAATCCATCAGATTTACAGCGCCCTACAGCGATGAGGCTATCGTCGCCTGGCTGGATGGCGAAATGGAGGCAAGCGATGCCCGGCGTTTCGAGGCCGCGCTGGCTGAAGATACACAGCTCGCCGCACGAACTAACGCGTTAAGGGTTAACCAGCAAGAGATTGCCAGCGCTTTTGCGCCACTGCTTAATGAGGCACCACAGTCACGCATGGAGGCACAACTCACCACCCTGCTCGCCCGGCCAGCGGCAACTGAACCGAAAACATCCGGCGTCAGCCGACGGGCGCTGATCGCCGCCTCGCTCAGTTTTCTGGTGATCGGTTCCGGGCTGGGCTATCTGGCGCGTCCTGCAACGAAGACGTTGGGGGAGAGCGAAAAAATTCGCGACCTTGAGGCGCAATATATGTCGCTCTATAGCGCAGAGACGCTGCTTGATGCAGACAGCTCACCCACGGCATTGCAGCGCGGGCTGGCACGCACGGCACAGGACATCGGTTTACGGGCGGATGCGCAACAACTTGAACTGCATGGAGCAGAGCTGAAAATGGTGCGCATCCTGCGCTATGACACCACCTCCATTGCGCAGATCGCCTGGATGCATGCCGATTATGGCCCGATGGCGCTCTGCATTTCGCCGGACAGCCAGCCCGCGCGCGCGGAGCTGAATCACGAGCAGCGCCACCAGATGAACCTTGTCTGGTGGCACTCAGGTGGTTACCAGTTTGTGTTGATTGGCCGTAACCCCACCTCCCAGCTGAAGCAAAACGCGCTCACCCTGCAGGCAGCGCTTGCATAG